In Flectobacillus major DSM 103, the DNA window CAAAATGAAATAAGATAATTTCACATTTGATTTGTTTGTGTGGGTCTTGGGGTAATTTAAAGATACAGCTCACTGAGCGGTCTGTCTCCCCTTTTTTTACTATAAAATTTTCATGTTTTGAAACAATACTTTTCACCGTATCCACAACCTTTACTATACTTTCATTTTTAACAAAAAATAAAATTGATGTCTTAGAATCTTGCCATGTCAGGTAGCTTAAAAGTTGTGATATTGTATCAAAAAATACTTTTTCTCCTTTCCAAATCTTGCACTCACCTACAAATAAATTTGAACCATCTGTATTTTTTAAAAGAATATCTGTCTTACCACCTCTATTAAATGTTTCCCCTGTTGCCGTTCCATTTTCAAATCTAAGTTCCAATTGTAGCAAAAATAAATCCCTTATAGCTTCCTCTCCTTTTCCTGCATACAATGATGGTTTCTTTTCCATTGATGCCCCTGTTTGGTGCAAACAAGAAATGATATTGTTATATGTTACATCATCAATTACTGGATTAGTTACGTAGCTTCTTTTTTCAGCATTTGGTTTTTCAATCGTCTTTTTCTTTGTAATTACAGGGACAGCATACGTTTTATTATCAGAATTAATCTGAGTTACATTTATTGCCTTGAAAAACTCATTTTCGCTCAAATAATGAGCTTTAATTTGTGAAAATATTTGTGAGATTTTGGGTAGAATTTCACGGTTATATGATTCAATATCTTTGTTCAAATAATCAATAGCATTTTTCAAATTACTATAATTCCACTCACTTTCTTTATTAAATTCCTTCGGGTCTTTGTTTTGAATAGTAAAAATATATGTTAGAGTATTACCGCTAACTGTTATATCGGGAGTTCCAGATAAGGAAAATGTTGTTGCTCTGATATACCATAAATCCGAGTTTCCATTAAATTGGAAAGATATTTTGCACTCTAAATAATACTTATTATATCTAAATCTTTCACTCTCATTCCAGTCTTTATGCTCTTTTTGTATAGGAGGGTGTATTATTTTAGTAGCTTCTATTATTTCCAATGGTTCTAATGAGTACCTATCAAATAGGTAACTTTTATAATCATCTTCATTAACGTTAAGTATGTAATCTTTTGACTGTTTTTTTATTTCATTAGCCATACTATCCATTCTCTCACGAGAATAGCTAAACCAGTCTTTAAAATCTCTACGACCGTACATAAATTATTATTTAACAATTAAAATGCTTATATTCTAAACCCATAAATACAGTTTCCCGTATTTATGGGTTTCTTAAATCTACTCACAATGTATGTAGGGTTTCGCTTAGTTCCTCAATTCTTTGAGTATATTTTTTACTAATCTCAAAGGTCGCTTGCATAGCTTCCTTTTTGGTAATCTTGTTTTCGCTAACCTGTAAATTAAGGTTTTGTTTCTCTTGAGTATGTTGTTCTTTCAATTCCAATAATTCTACTTTCAATTGCTGTACTCTCCCCTGCTCCTGCTCAAATAGTGGGCGAACCTTATTGATAAATTCACTTTGTATCTCGCTTGGCTCTTGCTTGGGTGCTTTTCAATCCCGATACCCCAATACTTGCAACTCTCCCTTTATTACTTTAATTCTTGTGTCAAACTGGTCTAATAAAGCCTTATACTCTGGGAACATCTCTTGCAAAATAGCTCCTCGCAATCCTCTAATACTATCTCGCTGTAAGTTCTCCTCTATGGTCTTCTTATGGTCGTAAAATTGATTTCCTTGAATCTTTGTAATGATTGTATCGTACAATGATGGGTTTTGGCTGAAAATACTTGTTTCAAGCTCTTTTGTTGCAACTTCTAAGTCTGACCGTACTTGTTGTAATTCTGCTTTCTTAATTTCAACTTGTCCGCTTGTTTCTTGTTGTTTCTTGGTGGCTTTCTTGGCTTTAGTTTTCTTCTCTTCAAACTTATCAAATAAGTTTGGAGTATGTACCATTGTATTGAGAAATCCACCAATATTTCCAACCTTATTTCCTGCACCAATATAATTAATCGTATAAGTAATTGCGTTTTCAATCTGCTCCACTGGGACTTCCTTCACCCATTTTTTGACTTGTAACTTTGAGACGTACTTATTTACCTTCTCAAATATTTGCTCAACAATTGGGTCTTCCTCCTTAGTTTTTGCCTTTTCTTTAGACGTATTTGGTGTGTTGGGGGCTTCACTGCCATTCGCTCCTATATCGGGCTTTATTCGCTGATTTTTCTTATTCTCATAGATGTAGAATGTGATTGCATAAACCCTTTTTTTCTCGGCTTCTTCATCAAATTCAAAATAAATATCGGTATGCTCACGCAAGTCTTTTTGAGCTTTTTTGATGATTCTATCCTTGAAATGACCATATAAAACATACTCATCGGGTTCAATTGAAAGTAGCATCTTCAACTCATCAATCCCAAATCTTCTTTTCCCGATTTTTTGGTATTGCTTGAGTAGCTCAAACAATCTGATAGAATAGATACTTGTAAGGCTCAAGATATTTCTAATATCATAAACCAAATATCTTTGCTTTAATTCAATCAGAAATGGTTTGAGCGATGGATGAAAACTGAGTTTGATATAATTGTCTT includes these proteins:
- a CDS encoding replication initiation protein codes for the protein IKFVIIIFVIVFSNNDAMPRKKQLPATDSDIKLIRKANEFVEARYKFDIWETRVFAYMLTMIKYSDTDFAEYKINVGDIVREFDLNRGGLVYEEIKKASEKLLSKKVQIERTTPEGEVEILDTYLVVSTARPKENSKDNYIKLSFHPSLKPFLIELKQRYLVYDIRNILSLTSIYSIRLFELLKQYQKIGKRRFGIDELKMLLSIEPDEYVLYGHFKDRIIKKAQKDLREHTDIYFEFDEEAEKKRVYAITFYIYENKKNQRIKPDIGANGSEAPNTPNTSKEKAKTKEEDPIVEQIFEKVNKYVSKLQVKKWVKEVPVEQIENAITYTINYIGAGNKVGNIGGFLNTMVHTPNLFDKFEEKKTKAKKATKKQQETSGQVEIKKAELQQVRSDLEVATKELETSIFSQNPSLYDTIITKIQGNQFYDHKKTIEENLQRDSIRGLRGAILQEMFPEYKALLDQFDTRIKVIKGELQVLGYRD